In the genome of Mucilaginibacter sp. 14171R-50, the window CGCGGCAATTTCTTCGGCGCTGCTGTCGTCAACGTAAGCAAGGCCTTGTTTTATCAGCTCAACGGCAAAGTTGTATAATTGGTCAAAATAGTCGGACGCATAGCACTCTTTGGCCCATTCAAAGCCCAGCCACTTTACGTCCTCTTTAATGCTATCTACGTATTCAACTTCCTCTTTAGCGGGGTTGGTATCGTCGAAACGAAGATTTGTTTTGCCATTATATTTTTGTGCCAGGCCAAAGCTAAGGCATATGGCTTTAGCGTGGCCAATGTGCAGATAACCGTTAGGCTCGGGCGGGAAACGGGTTAACACCCGGCCGTCGTTTTTGCCGGCGGCAATATCCGCCTCAATAATCTCCTCTAAAAAATTAAGTGATCTTTCTTCGCTCATGATGGGATCAAAAGTACGGAAATAATACATTTTTAGACAGTGTTATACATAATCGGAATTGGATGTAAATAGAAATAATAGAATATGATATATAACTGAAACTGCCCGCTCACAATTGCAAACTGTTAAGGGCGTTCCCTGTGGGCCGGGCTTTACGCTCATACAGCACAGGCTTTAGCCACGGTGCCGGTATCCGCTGCAATCCCTAACGCGAAGATTGTCTGAACCCTGATATGGGATTTTCCTTATTTAGAGTTTCTTTTTCTCCACGTCAGCAAAACAGCTTCGGGTGAAAGTGGGCAGAACGTGGTGGGGCTTATGCGCGGCAGGGGCATAGGAAGTTTTGCTGAAGCGTGCGGCGTGTGTGCGCAGCAGGGGCAAAAGATTCCAGCCCGTGGTTCTGCCCGGTTTGCAGGGCAAAGGCCATGTGCGAAAAAGAAGCCTTTTTGCTGACTTGATTTTTGGTTACTTTGTATCAAGACAAAGTAACAGCCCTCCGCGGCAATTGAGCGGACCAACGTTCATTTTGGCACAGGCCTATCATAACGATATTGCTTCGAGATTGCGCTGCCCGCTCGTGATAAGGATATTCCTTTAAGCCGCGTAATCATAATTCCAACGTTTTTCTTCTTACTTTTACACCAACCAATTCGTTTTACATGAGCGATAACCAATTTAACCGCCCTATACGCGTATTAGTAGCTAAAGTAGGCCTGGACGGGCACGACCGCGGTGCACGTATTATTGCCACCACCCTGCGCGATGCCGGTATGGAAGTGATATACACCGGCCTGCGGCAAACGCCCGAAATGGTTGTGAACACAGCCCTGCAGGAAGATGTGGATGCCATTGGTATTTCGATACTGTCTGGCGCGCACATGACGGTTTTCCCGAAGGTGATGGCGCTAATGAAAGAGAAAAAAATGGATGATGTGCTGCTTACGGGTGGTGGCATTATCCCTGCCGATGATATGGCCGAACTGAAAAAGATAGGTGTAGGCGAACTGTTTCCGCCGGGTACCAGTACGGCCGATATCGTTACCTATATTACCAACTGGGTGCATACAAACCGCAACTTTTAATTTACCGGATCATGGAATTTGAAAACATACTGGCCCAAACCAGGGGCCGCATACATTATATAACCATTAACCGCGAAAGCAAGCTGAACGCCCTTAACCAGTTTACCCTTGCCGAACTGCACGAGGCATTCACCGCGGCTTTTAAAGATGATAGTGTGCGCGGGATCATCATTACCGGCGCAGGTACCAAGGCATTTGTTGCCGGGGCGGATATTGCTGAATTTGCTGATCTTGACGTACAGGGTGGTGCCGAACTGGCCCGCACAGGGCAATCAACCGTATTTGATATAATTGCCCATGGCAATAAGCCGGTAATCGCAGCTATAAATGGCTTTGCGTTAGGTGGCGGTTTAGAGCTGGCAATGGCCTGCCATCTTCGTATCGCGTCTGAAAACGCCAAAATGGGGTTGCCCGAAGTTACGCTTGGTTTAATTCCCGGTTACGGTGGTACGCAGCGTTTAACCCAATTGGTAGGCCGGGGAAAGGCATTGGAAATGATCCTGACCGCTGATATGCTAAGCGCTGCCGAAGCACTTACCGCGGGTTTGGTTAATCATGTTGTTTTTCAGGATGACTTGTTGCCAAAGGCCGAAGAGGTGATGAACAAGATCTTAACCCGCGCACCGCTCGCCCTGGCAGCTGCGATCAAATCGGTAAATGATTTTGATACAGAAGGTATCAATGGTTTCGAGACCGAGATCCGCGAGTTCGGCAAATGTTTCGGTACCGAAGATTTTAAGGAAGGCGTTTCGGCGTTTATGCAAAAGCGTAAAGCGGCGTTCAAAGGCCGGTAAATAACCGGTAAAAAAGTTGAATTTTTTCGAGTTTTTTCGAGTTTTCCGCTGCATTGGTGTGAGAACGGGACAGCTACTTTTCATCCAAATTTCATAAACCCAGCTGGTTTTTAACACATTATTTACACTGCCCTGACTATTTGTCCAAATGGGTCAAAATTAATTCCCTATTAATCAATCGATTGAATATTCGTGACAATCCGATGAATAAATGTACCCGATTTCGTGCTTTACTTTGCCCTGTGCAAACGAAAAAGCACGTTAATCTAAATATTATTATATCATGAAAAGTACATTAAAAATCGCAACATTGGCCTTAGCTTTCGCCGGACTATCATTCGCTGCTAATGCCCAAACAACAACTACAAGCACAACTACAAATGGCGGCATACGCTACAGCATCGGTGTTGACGCAGGCGTACCGGTTGGCGATCTGAAAGATACCCATAACTGGAATTTAGGTGGATCGGTGCAGGCCGATATCCCTGTGGCAACACAACTATTTGTTACCGTTAACGCTGGTTACAATAACATTTTTGGTAAAAAGAATGTAGGTGGTGTAGCCGCTGCCGATATTACCGATATTAAATTATTACCGGTAAAAGCAGGTTTAAAATTCTTCCCGGTTCAGAATTTTTACATCCAGGGCGAAGCAGGTGCATCATTCCTGTTAAACAGCGATGATACCTACAAAGATAAATCCGTAGCGTTTGTTTACGCGCCGCAAATTGGTGTTCAGTTCCCGGTTAGTGCAAGCGGTAACTTTATTGATGCCGGCGTACGTTACGAGGCAACTACTAAATTTAACAGCGCTCTTGACAGCAGCAAGCCAAGCTTTTTAGGTGTGCGTGTTGCATACGGCTTCTAAGAAAAGAAATCAGACTTGTAAAGACAACAATTGTAAAAAGGGAGCGTAACAGCTCCCTTTTTTTTGCGCCCAAAAGCCGTTTTTTTAGCCCATATCAATAATAATTCTGATAAATTAGCAAATATTTGTACCTTAACCTGCGTAAGACATTTACCTGTAAACAGTAACTGCTGATATGAAAAAAATACTCATCATTGATGATGAAGTTAACGTTGGGCTATTGCTATCAAAGTTTTTGGTACGTAACGGTTTTGAGGTAAGTACAGCTGCAAATGGCGCCGCCGGGATGGAATATCTCAAAAAAAATGATTTTGACCTGGTGCTGTGCGATTTTAGGCTGGAGGATACCGACGGCCGCGAAATGCTTAAAAACATCAAAGCGCTTTATCCAAAAACAGGCGTTATTATCATTACCGGGTACTCGGATATAAAAATGGCGGTCGAGCTTATCAAAATGGGCGCATACGACTATATCACCAAACCCCTTTATCCCGACGAGATATTAAATACCATTAACAAGGCCATTGAAACGCAGTACGCACTCCAGGAAATGACCCATAACGATTACAGCCAGGGCGATAAGCCTCAAAAGGAAAGTAAAAAGCAGGTACTGTCGGGCGAGTTTGTGGTTGGCACCAGCCGCGCATCAAAAGAACTTTTAAAACAGATTGAACTGGTTGCGCCAACCAACTACAGTGTTATCATATTGGGCGAAAGCGGCACCGGCAAAGAGTCGGTTGCCAAAAGCATACACCAGAACAGCCCGCGGCACAACCAGCCTTTTGTGGCAATGGATTGCGGATCGCTTACCAAAGAGTTGGCCGCGAGTGAATTTTTTGGTCATGAAAAAGG includes:
- a CDS encoding cobalamin B12-binding domain-containing protein — encoded protein: MSDNQFNRPIRVLVAKVGLDGHDRGARIIATTLRDAGMEVIYTGLRQTPEMVVNTALQEDVDAIGISILSGAHMTVFPKVMALMKEKKMDDVLLTGGGIIPADDMAELKKIGVGELFPPGTSTADIVTYITNWVHTNRNF
- a CDS encoding enoyl-CoA hydratase/isomerase family protein, encoding MEFENILAQTRGRIHYITINRESKLNALNQFTLAELHEAFTAAFKDDSVRGIIITGAGTKAFVAGADIAEFADLDVQGGAELARTGQSTVFDIIAHGNKPVIAAINGFALGGGLELAMACHLRIASENAKMGLPEVTLGLIPGYGGTQRLTQLVGRGKALEMILTADMLSAAEALTAGLVNHVVFQDDLLPKAEEVMNKILTRAPLALAAAIKSVNDFDTEGINGFETEIREFGKCFGTEDFKEGVSAFMQKRKAAFKGR
- a CDS encoding outer membrane beta-barrel protein, giving the protein MKSTLKIATLALAFAGLSFAANAQTTTTSTTTNGGIRYSIGVDAGVPVGDLKDTHNWNLGGSVQADIPVATQLFVTVNAGYNNIFGKKNVGGVAAADITDIKLLPVKAGLKFFPVQNFYIQGEAGASFLLNSDDTYKDKSVAFVYAPQIGVQFPVSASGNFIDAGVRYEATTKFNSALDSSKPSFLGVRVAYGF